One genomic window of Pseudomonas aeruginosa includes the following:
- a CDS encoding MarC family NAAT transporter produces MSEYFHHVLVGLLAVLPVANPLTSVSLLLGLGGSLPPAERNRQIFKASLYVALIMLVSFYGGSLVMQVFGISIPGLRIAGGLIVAYIGFTMLFPATTPDETEVQHDLLSDEEKITPHFRDLSFVPLALPGTAGPGTIALVVSSASTLQSTYGSIPLFIHLAAITVTLLTALIFWIALQSSGRIMKFLGESGIDAISRVVGFLLVAMGVQFVINGGFELVAGHAALQSAAGVRQ; encoded by the coding sequence ATGAGCGAATACTTCCATCACGTCCTGGTCGGCCTGCTCGCCGTGCTCCCGGTAGCCAACCCGCTGACCAGCGTCTCGCTGCTGCTCGGCCTCGGCGGCAGCCTGCCGCCGGCGGAGCGCAACCGGCAGATATTCAAGGCCAGCCTCTACGTGGCGCTGATCATGCTGGTCAGCTTCTACGGCGGCAGCCTGGTGATGCAGGTGTTCGGCATCTCCATTCCCGGCCTGCGCATCGCCGGCGGGCTGATCGTCGCCTATATCGGCTTCACCATGCTGTTCCCCGCCACCACGCCGGACGAGACCGAAGTCCAGCACGACCTGCTGTCGGACGAGGAAAAGATCACCCCGCACTTCCGCGACCTGTCCTTCGTTCCGCTGGCCCTGCCGGGTACCGCGGGGCCGGGGACCATCGCCCTGGTGGTCAGCTCGGCGTCGACGCTGCAATCCACCTACGGAAGCATTCCGCTGTTCATCCACCTCGCGGCGATCACCGTCACCCTGCTCACCGCGCTGATCTTCTGGATCGCCCTGCAAAGCTCCGGGCGCATCATGAAGTTCCTCGGCGAATCCGGGATCGACGCCATCTCGCGAGTGGTCGGCTTCCTGCTGGTGGCGATGGGCGTGCAGTTCGTCATCAACGGCGGCTTCGAGCTGGTCGCCGGCCACGCCGCGCTTCAGTCGGCGGCGGGCGTCAGGCAGTAA
- a CDS encoding inorganic phosphate transporter, with product MSLIADHGFAFLVLACLFGFFMAWGVGANDVANAMGTSVGSRALTIRQAILVAMVFEFCGAYFAGGEVTETIRSGIVDPQYMTPDLLVFGMLSALLAAGVWLLLATIKGWPVSTTHSIVGAIIGFASVGVSVHAVHWGAIGPIVASWVVTPVLSGLLAFALFRSVQWLVLHAEDPFRSARRYVPLYMFLAGFMVALMTVGKGLKHVGLELSGIQTLGLALLAGGLVMGLGIVLLLRIRPTGGADPRGGFASVERVFAVLMIFTACSMAFAHGANDVANAIGPVAAVVAVVQAGGDLELVTRSPVPSWVLLLGAVGIVIGLATYGYRVIATIGREITELTPSRGFAAELATASTVVGASAIGLPVSTTHTLVGAVLGIGMARGIGALNLRVIGSIFLSWVVTLPAGALLAILFFLVLRALFGA from the coding sequence ATGTCCCTGATCGCCGACCACGGCTTCGCCTTCCTCGTACTCGCCTGCCTGTTCGGTTTCTTCATGGCCTGGGGCGTCGGCGCCAACGACGTCGCCAACGCCATGGGCACTTCGGTGGGCTCGCGCGCTCTGACCATCCGCCAGGCGATCCTGGTGGCCATGGTCTTCGAGTTCTGCGGTGCCTATTTCGCTGGTGGCGAAGTCACCGAAACGATCAGGAGCGGCATCGTCGACCCGCAGTACATGACCCCCGACCTGCTGGTCTTCGGCATGCTCTCGGCCTTGCTGGCCGCCGGGGTCTGGCTGTTGCTGGCGACGATCAAGGGCTGGCCGGTGTCGACCACCCACTCCATCGTCGGCGCGATCATCGGCTTCGCCTCGGTCGGTGTCTCGGTGCACGCGGTGCACTGGGGCGCGATCGGCCCGATCGTCGCCAGTTGGGTGGTGACGCCGGTGCTGTCCGGGCTGCTCGCCTTCGCCCTGTTCAGGAGCGTGCAGTGGCTGGTACTGCATGCCGAGGACCCGTTCCGCAGCGCGCGCCGCTACGTGCCGCTGTACATGTTCCTGGCGGGCTTCATGGTCGCGCTGATGACCGTCGGCAAGGGCCTGAAGCATGTCGGCCTGGAGCTTTCCGGCATCCAGACGCTGGGCCTGGCGTTGCTCGCCGGTGGCCTGGTGATGGGCCTGGGCATCGTCCTGCTGTTGCGCATCCGACCCACTGGCGGAGCCGATCCGCGTGGCGGCTTCGCCAGCGTCGAGCGGGTCTTCGCGGTGCTGATGATCTTCACCGCCTGCTCCATGGCTTTCGCCCATGGCGCCAACGACGTGGCCAACGCCATCGGCCCGGTGGCGGCGGTCGTCGCGGTGGTCCAGGCCGGCGGCGACCTGGAACTGGTGACCCGCTCACCGGTGCCGTCCTGGGTACTGCTGCTGGGTGCGGTGGGCATCGTCATCGGCCTGGCTACCTATGGCTACCGGGTGATCGCGACCATCGGCCGGGAGATCACCGAGCTGACCCCCAGCCGCGGCTTCGCCGCCGAGCTGGCGACCGCCTCCACGGTGGTTGGCGCCTCGGCCATCGGCCTGCCGGTGTCCACTACCCATACCCTGGTCGGCGCGGTGCTCGGCATCGGCATGGCGCGCGGTATCGGCGCGCTCAACCTGCGGGTGATCGGCTCGATCTTCCTGTCCTGGGTAGTGACCCTGCCGGCCGGCGCGTTGCTGGCGATCCTGTTCTTCCTGGTCCTGCGCGCGCTGTTCGGCGCCTGA
- the argE gene encoding acetylornithine deacetylase: protein MPLPSLKDQFGALIAASSVSCTQPELDQTNRPVVDLLASWLGDLGFRCEIREVSPGKFNLLASYGSGPGGLVLAGHTDTVPYDEALWSSDPLRLDERDGRWYGLGSCDMKGFFPLAIEALLPLLDQPFRQPLMILATCDEESSMAGARALAESGRPLGRATVIGEPTNLRPIRLHKGVMMERIEILGQSGHSSDPNLGRSALEAMHATIGELMALRGEWQQAWNNPQFSVPQPTLNFGCIHGGDNPNRICGQCSLEFDLRPLPGMQPEQLREAIRQRLRPLAERHKVSIDYQPLFPAVPPFEQAQDSELVRVAERLTGHRAEAVAFGTEAPYFQRLGSETLVLGAGDIACAHQPDEHLELARIEPMVGVLRRLIQHYCLTPAAD, encoded by the coding sequence ATGCCGTTGCCGTCTCTGAAAGACCAGTTCGGCGCGCTGATCGCCGCGTCTTCCGTCAGTTGCACCCAGCCCGAGCTGGACCAGACCAACCGCCCGGTGGTCGACCTGCTGGCCTCCTGGCTGGGCGATCTAGGCTTCCGCTGCGAGATCCGGGAAGTCTCGCCGGGCAAGTTCAACCTGCTGGCCAGCTACGGCAGCGGTCCCGGCGGGCTGGTGCTGGCCGGCCACACCGATACCGTGCCCTACGACGAAGCGCTGTGGAGCAGCGATCCGCTGCGCCTGGACGAGCGCGACGGCCGCTGGTACGGCCTCGGCAGTTGCGACATGAAGGGCTTCTTCCCGCTGGCCATCGAGGCCTTGCTGCCGCTGCTCGACCAGCCGTTCCGCCAGCCGCTGATGATCCTCGCCACCTGCGACGAGGAAAGCTCGATGGCCGGCGCCCGTGCCCTCGCCGAAAGCGGGCGGCCGCTGGGGCGCGCCACGGTGATCGGCGAGCCGACCAATCTGCGGCCGATCCGCCTGCACAAGGGGGTGATGATGGAGCGCATCGAGATTCTCGGGCAGAGCGGCCATTCGTCCGATCCGAACCTCGGGCGCAGCGCCCTGGAGGCGATGCACGCGACCATCGGCGAGCTGATGGCTCTGCGCGGGGAATGGCAGCAGGCCTGGAACAACCCGCAGTTCAGCGTGCCCCAGCCGACCCTGAACTTCGGTTGCATCCACGGCGGCGACAATCCCAACCGCATCTGCGGCCAGTGTTCGCTGGAATTCGACCTGCGCCCGCTACCCGGCATGCAGCCCGAGCAGTTGCGCGAGGCGATCCGCCAGCGCCTGCGGCCGCTGGCCGAACGGCACAAGGTGAGCATCGACTACCAGCCGCTGTTCCCTGCCGTGCCGCCGTTCGAACAGGCGCAGGACAGCGAACTGGTACGCGTCGCCGAACGCCTGACCGGGCATCGCGCCGAGGCCGTGGCGTTCGGTACCGAGGCGCCGTACTTCCAGCGCCTGGGCAGCGAGACCCTGGTCCTCGGCGCCGGCGACATCGCCTGTGCCCACCAGCCCGACGAGCACCTCGAACTGGCGCGTATCGAACCGATGGTCGGCGTGCTGCGCCGGCTGATCCAGCATTACTGCCTGACGCCCGCCGCCGACTGA